A genomic stretch from Astatotilapia calliptera chromosome 4, fAstCal1.2, whole genome shotgun sequence includes:
- the aanat2 gene encoding arylalkylamine N-acetyltransferase 2 gives MMTQQVSGLLFFKPFFQKTPVRVDSSLQQRRHTLPASEFRNLTPQDAISVFEIEREAFISVSGECPLTLDEVLNFLGQCPELSLGWFEEGQLVAFIIGSGWDKERLSQEAMTQHVPDSSTVHIHVLSVHRHCRQQGKGSIILWRYLQYVSCMPGLRRALLICEDFLVPFYLKAGFKEIGPSAITVSNMHFQEMEYTLSGQAYSRRNSDC, from the exons ATGATGACACAACAGGTCAGTGGCTTACTGTTCTTCAAACCCTTCTTTCAGAAGACACCTGTCAGGGTGGACAGCTCTCTGCAACAGAGGCGGCACACACTCCCAGCCAGCGAGTTCAGGAACCTCACACCACAGGATGCCATCAGTGTGTTCGAGATTGAAAGAGAAG CATTTATATCTGTGTCTGGAGAGTGTCCACTTACCCTGGATGAAGTTCTTAACTTCCTAGGTCAGTGCCCTGAGCTGTCTCTGGGCTGGTTTGAAGAGGGACAGCTGGTAGCTTTCATCATCGGCTCTGGCTGGGACAAGGAGAGGCTTTCACAG GAGGCCATGACTCAGCATGTCCCAGACAGCTCCACTGTGCACATCCATGTGCTGTCTGTGCACCGCCACTGCCGCCAGCAGGGAAAGGGCTCCATCATCTTGTGGCGCTACTTGCAGTACGTGAGCTGCATGCCAGGCCTCCGTCGAGCTCTGCTGATCTGCGAGGATTTCCTCGTGCCCTTCTACCTCAAGGCTGGCTTCAAGGAGATAGGGCCATCAGCCATCACAGTATCTAACATGCACTTCCAAGAGATGGAGTACACTCTATCTGGACAGGCGTACTCACGGCGGAACAGCGACTGCTAG